One window from the genome of Diospyros lotus cultivar Yz01 chromosome 11, ASM1463336v1, whole genome shotgun sequence encodes:
- the LOC127812692 gene encoding uncharacterized protein LOC127812692 isoform X2 translates to MAMKSDNISVGSAEYGATPRVSGASQGISMLKVGDSQAAAGHQGFLESEFVGGDKTFSSQHEIQKFSECNGDNLSCISGAESLSISGDNRCIVDRKNVSCSSDSISSFLPGGLEKTVDVQLGACSQGNLSQCIREQEESSSRVASIIPDGSKQNSLYDNSKTEVKERDPAIEVEKLLDHHQNLLSHQLHNVQGSAEQTQTVNCSDEDDLLEDVKVCDICGDAGREELLATCSKCTDGAEHIYCMRVKLEKVPERSWICEDCMLQEDSGKQKQNVFPKVMRTPQDSSSNEMHQNAGNANTNVRELDTKGPVLKKRGREDSSNPICAKIPMGNLESDTIVKKRALDSRFQSPSKSSLSREVLFSQTPRKILDNAKVKPDCKASISGSYTFNAGQRNACSSKFSRFQSPKSRTDFQISQGVLTKSNSFNISSSVQSQAKHIIGKRKFSHETACTDKRKHRIVRLLSKSSSFSNDNAGRSKASDSNITMLSSNIFHSNHLKRSAYAEEHNLTQRKCEAKLDNSKVSSPMSASRICATRIDERIASHDRTMSSHSSGTKCHLKAVHHLAHEGPRYLNNNQADTDVGKTRHSCSSEMVGNPSSPTKSVSSHEMKSNLVIDKDCVGLAASVTAGRHRNSSISVQQNSIPHPIASCKQGRTAQKTSSFISVRQHTSAGNATGHAHEFPNIGEATETCPTNPQTSALDVGNLKEEKESNDKYYRPIFDNQTDPSSTLAIPEFDYVWKGVFKIHSSGRFPSFCYGVQAHLSTFASPRVPELVKKFPGEIPLKEVSRLTVWPNQFLVNYPKEDSIGVYFFSEDVVSYEGSYRNLTECMINYDLALKGDVDGVDLLIFSSNLLPENSQRWNKLFYLWGVFRRRVGTNECMPTSYEKPFIPGIKSNVCSEENCSVYKITGISSMTSGQSGECLFPSRLFSNAQESSTVIHPQELPSASSNRKNWNYGHQPSYDEQKHGHSQRELLRQPNTDDIITSKQPCRDAEYALTSLEERGHREKRWRDNQPSSQVSNNSLILGSDDNNLRVANKYPLSVNEDEVHDKLAVHSERQVLSSDHKVSNDASFLDLGLSLGVSQQSGKENPESTFNKAIAEKVNQSKDWDSVASNKNNNGSYGKPPAFLELSLALPYFHGQ, encoded by the exons atggcaatgaagtctgaCAACATATCAG TGGGAAGTGCAGAATATGGAGCTACTCCTAGGGTTTCTGGAGCTTCACAAGGAATATCAATGTTGAAGGTAGGTGACAGTCAAGCTGCTGCAGGACACCAGGGTTTTCTAGAATCAGAATTTGTTGGTGGTGATAAAACCTTTTCAAGCCAGCATGAGATACAGAAATTTTCAGAATGCAATGGTGATAATTTGTCATGCATCAGTGGAGCAGAAAGTCTGAGCATAAGTGGTGATAACAGGTGTATTGTAGACAGGAAGAATGTATCATGTAGCTCAGATTCTATTAGTAGTTTTCTTCCAGGAGGATTGGAGAAGACAGTTGATGTTCAATTAGGTGCTTGTTCCCAG GGAAATCTTTCTCAGTGCATCAGGGAACAAGAGGAATCTTCTTCAAGAGTGGCATCCATTATTCCAGATGGAAGCAAACAAAATTCCCTTTACGATAACTCCAAAACTGAAGTAAAGGAGCGAGATCCTGCAATTGAAGTGGAGAAGCTCTTGGACCATCATCAAAATTTGCTGTCTCATCAATTGCACAATGTTCAGGGATCAGCGGAGCAAACTCAGACTGTCAACTGTAGTGATGAAGATGATCTTTTGGAAGAT GTAAAAGTTTGTGATATCTGTGGCGATGCTGGTCGAGAAGAGTTACTTGCTACTTGTAGCAAATGCACTGATGGGGCAGAGCACAT TTACTGCATGCGTGTGAAGCTGGAAAAAGTTCCTGAACGCTCTTGGATATGTGAAGATTGCATGCTTCAGGAAGACAGTGGGAAACAGAAGCAAAATGTATTTCCAAAAGTGATGAGGACTCCACAAGATTCGTCCTCAAATGAAATGCATCAAAATGCTGGAAATGCAAATACAAATGTTAGAGAATTGGATACTAAAGGTCCAGTACTTAAGAAAAGGGGACGAGAAGATAGTTCTAATCCCATATGTGCTAAGATACCCATGGGCAACTTGGAATCTGACACCATTGTGAAAAAAAGGGCTCTTGATTCTAGGTTTCAATCCCCAAGCAAGTCCAGCCTCTCCAGGGAAGTTCTTTTTTCTCAAACTCCACGTAAAATCTTGGATAATGCGAAAGTTAAACCAGACTGCAAGGCATCTATTTCAGGCAGTTACACTTTCAATGCTGGTCAGAGAAATGCATGCTCGTCAAAGTTTTCCAGGTTCCAATCACCCAAATCACGAACAGATTTTCAAATTTCACAGG GTGTTCTCACCAAGTCCAACTCATTCAACATTTCAAGCTCAGTCCAATCACAAGCCAAACATATAATTGGAAAACGGAAATTTTCTCATGAAACAGCTTGCACTGACAAGAGAAAGCATCGCATTGTCAGACTGTTGAGTAAATCATCGTCATTTAGCAATGACAACGCTGGTCGCTCAAAGGCTTCTGATTCAAATATTACAATGctttcttcaaatatttttcatagtaaTCATTTGAAGAGATCCGCCTATGCTGAAGAACATAATTTAACTCAAAGAAAGTGTGAAGCCAAATTAGATAACTCTAAAGTTAGTTCACCAATGTCTGCTTCTCGTATTTGTGCAACGAGAATTGATGAAAGAATTGCATCACATGACAGAACTATGTCTTCACATTCCTCTGGAACCAAATGTCATCTGAAGGCTGTGCATCATCTTGCTCATGAAGGCCCCAGATATCTCAATAATAATCAAG CTGACACTGATGTGGGGAAGACTCGGCATTCATGTTCATCTGAAATGGTTGGAAACCCATCCTCTCCTACAAAATCTGTCAGCTCTCATGAAATGAAGTCAAATTTAGTTATTGATAAAGATTGCGTTGGATTGGCTGCTTCAGTAACTGCTGGTAGACATCGCAATAGTTCTATTTCAGTTCAGCAAAATTCAATACCTCATCCCATAGCATCTTGCAAGCAGGGCAGAACAGCCCAAAAGACTTCTTCTTTCATCTCTGTTAGGCAGCACACCTCAGCTGGTAATGCAACGGGACATGCTCATGAATTTCCAAATATTGGTGAAGCAACAGAAACTTGTCCAACGAATCCTCAAACTTCTGCTCTAGATGTAGGAAAtctgaaagaagaaaaggaaagtaaTGATAAGTATTATAGACCAATATTTGACAATCAAACTGATCCATCTAGCACTTTGGCCATTCCAGAGTTTGATTACGTTTGGAA AGGTGTATTTAAAATCCATAGTAGTGGGAGATTCCCCAGTTTCTGTTATGGGGTTCAAGCCCACTTATCTACCTTTGCATCACCTAGAGTACCTGAACTAGTGAAAAAGTTTCCTGGTGAAATCCCTTTGAAGGAAGTTTCTCGTCTAACCGTGTGGCCTAACCAGTTCCTGGTGAATTATCCCAAAGAAGACAGCATTGGGGTTTATTTCTTTTCAGAAGATGTAGTGAG CTATGAGGGCAGCTATAGGAACTTGACAGAGTGCATGATCAATTATGATTTAGCTCTTAAAGGAGATGTTGATGGAGTTGATCTACTGATATTCTCATCCAACTTGCTTCCTGAAAATTCCCAGC GTTGGAATAAGTTATTTTACTTGTGGGGTGTATTTAGGAGGAGGGTTGGCACTAATGAATGCATGCCTACTTCTTATGAGAAACCATTTATCCCTGGTATAAAAAGCAATGTTTGTTCAGAAGAAAACTGTTCGGTCTACAAAATTACTGGGATCTCAAGCATGACCTCTGGGCAATCAGGAGAATGTTTGTTTCCATCTAGGCTATTTTCTAATGCCCAGGAGTCATCTACTGTGATTCATCCCCAGGAGTTGCCATCTGCTTCTTCTAATAGAAAGAATTGGAATTATGGACATCAACCATCTTATGATGAGCAAAAGCATGGCCATTCTCAAAGAGAACTTCTTCGTCAACCAAATACAGATGATATTATCACTTCAAAGCAGCCATGCAGGGATGCTGAATATGCTCTCACCTCACTG GAAGAACGTGGGCATCGTGAGAAAAGATGGAGAGACAACCAACCCAGTTCCCAAGTAAGcaataattctctaattttgGGCAGCGATGATAATAACTTGAGGGTCGCGAACAAGTATCCATTGTCAGTAAATGAGGATGAGGTCCATGACAAATTGGCTGTTCATTCAGAGAGGCAGGTGCTTTCATCCGATCATAAGGTTTCTAATGATGCCAGCTTTCTAGATCTTGGGCTTTCATTAGGAGTTAGTCAGCAATCCGGAAA
- the LOC127812692 gene encoding uncharacterized protein LOC127812692 isoform X1, with protein sequence MAMKSDNISGELCHERATYPCLFKDASSPSLLNVHLSQDSSVGSAEYGATPRVSGASQGISMLKVGDSQAAAGHQGFLESEFVGGDKTFSSQHEIQKFSECNGDNLSCISGAESLSISGDNRCIVDRKNVSCSSDSISSFLPGGLEKTVDVQLGACSQGNLSQCIREQEESSSRVASIIPDGSKQNSLYDNSKTEVKERDPAIEVEKLLDHHQNLLSHQLHNVQGSAEQTQTVNCSDEDDLLEDVKVCDICGDAGREELLATCSKCTDGAEHIYCMRVKLEKVPERSWICEDCMLQEDSGKQKQNVFPKVMRTPQDSSSNEMHQNAGNANTNVRELDTKGPVLKKRGREDSSNPICAKIPMGNLESDTIVKKRALDSRFQSPSKSSLSREVLFSQTPRKILDNAKVKPDCKASISGSYTFNAGQRNACSSKFSRFQSPKSRTDFQISQGVLTKSNSFNISSSVQSQAKHIIGKRKFSHETACTDKRKHRIVRLLSKSSSFSNDNAGRSKASDSNITMLSSNIFHSNHLKRSAYAEEHNLTQRKCEAKLDNSKVSSPMSASRICATRIDERIASHDRTMSSHSSGTKCHLKAVHHLAHEGPRYLNNNQADTDVGKTRHSCSSEMVGNPSSPTKSVSSHEMKSNLVIDKDCVGLAASVTAGRHRNSSISVQQNSIPHPIASCKQGRTAQKTSSFISVRQHTSAGNATGHAHEFPNIGEATETCPTNPQTSALDVGNLKEEKESNDKYYRPIFDNQTDPSSTLAIPEFDYVWKGVFKIHSSGRFPSFCYGVQAHLSTFASPRVPELVKKFPGEIPLKEVSRLTVWPNQFLVNYPKEDSIGVYFFSEDVVSYEGSYRNLTECMINYDLALKGDVDGVDLLIFSSNLLPENSQRWNKLFYLWGVFRRRVGTNECMPTSYEKPFIPGIKSNVCSEENCSVYKITGISSMTSGQSGECLFPSRLFSNAQESSTVIHPQELPSASSNRKNWNYGHQPSYDEQKHGHSQRELLRQPNTDDIITSKQPCRDAEYALTSLEERGHREKRWRDNQPSSQVSNNSLILGSDDNNLRVANKYPLSVNEDEVHDKLAVHSERQVLSSDHKVSNDASFLDLGLSLGVSQQSGKENPESTFNKAIAEKVNQSKDWDSVASNKNNNGSYGKPPAFLELSLALPYFHGQ encoded by the exons atggcaatgaagtctgaCAACATATCAGGTGAATTATGTCATGAAAGGGCAACTTACCCATGTTTATTTAAGGATGCTAGTTCGCCATCTCTTCTTAATGTTCATTTAAGTCAAGATTCATCAGTGGGAAGTGCAGAATATGGAGCTACTCCTAGGGTTTCTGGAGCTTCACAAGGAATATCAATGTTGAAGGTAGGTGACAGTCAAGCTGCTGCAGGACACCAGGGTTTTCTAGAATCAGAATTTGTTGGTGGTGATAAAACCTTTTCAAGCCAGCATGAGATACAGAAATTTTCAGAATGCAATGGTGATAATTTGTCATGCATCAGTGGAGCAGAAAGTCTGAGCATAAGTGGTGATAACAGGTGTATTGTAGACAGGAAGAATGTATCATGTAGCTCAGATTCTATTAGTAGTTTTCTTCCAGGAGGATTGGAGAAGACAGTTGATGTTCAATTAGGTGCTTGTTCCCAG GGAAATCTTTCTCAGTGCATCAGGGAACAAGAGGAATCTTCTTCAAGAGTGGCATCCATTATTCCAGATGGAAGCAAACAAAATTCCCTTTACGATAACTCCAAAACTGAAGTAAAGGAGCGAGATCCTGCAATTGAAGTGGAGAAGCTCTTGGACCATCATCAAAATTTGCTGTCTCATCAATTGCACAATGTTCAGGGATCAGCGGAGCAAACTCAGACTGTCAACTGTAGTGATGAAGATGATCTTTTGGAAGAT GTAAAAGTTTGTGATATCTGTGGCGATGCTGGTCGAGAAGAGTTACTTGCTACTTGTAGCAAATGCACTGATGGGGCAGAGCACAT TTACTGCATGCGTGTGAAGCTGGAAAAAGTTCCTGAACGCTCTTGGATATGTGAAGATTGCATGCTTCAGGAAGACAGTGGGAAACAGAAGCAAAATGTATTTCCAAAAGTGATGAGGACTCCACAAGATTCGTCCTCAAATGAAATGCATCAAAATGCTGGAAATGCAAATACAAATGTTAGAGAATTGGATACTAAAGGTCCAGTACTTAAGAAAAGGGGACGAGAAGATAGTTCTAATCCCATATGTGCTAAGATACCCATGGGCAACTTGGAATCTGACACCATTGTGAAAAAAAGGGCTCTTGATTCTAGGTTTCAATCCCCAAGCAAGTCCAGCCTCTCCAGGGAAGTTCTTTTTTCTCAAACTCCACGTAAAATCTTGGATAATGCGAAAGTTAAACCAGACTGCAAGGCATCTATTTCAGGCAGTTACACTTTCAATGCTGGTCAGAGAAATGCATGCTCGTCAAAGTTTTCCAGGTTCCAATCACCCAAATCACGAACAGATTTTCAAATTTCACAGG GTGTTCTCACCAAGTCCAACTCATTCAACATTTCAAGCTCAGTCCAATCACAAGCCAAACATATAATTGGAAAACGGAAATTTTCTCATGAAACAGCTTGCACTGACAAGAGAAAGCATCGCATTGTCAGACTGTTGAGTAAATCATCGTCATTTAGCAATGACAACGCTGGTCGCTCAAAGGCTTCTGATTCAAATATTACAATGctttcttcaaatatttttcatagtaaTCATTTGAAGAGATCCGCCTATGCTGAAGAACATAATTTAACTCAAAGAAAGTGTGAAGCCAAATTAGATAACTCTAAAGTTAGTTCACCAATGTCTGCTTCTCGTATTTGTGCAACGAGAATTGATGAAAGAATTGCATCACATGACAGAACTATGTCTTCACATTCCTCTGGAACCAAATGTCATCTGAAGGCTGTGCATCATCTTGCTCATGAAGGCCCCAGATATCTCAATAATAATCAAG CTGACACTGATGTGGGGAAGACTCGGCATTCATGTTCATCTGAAATGGTTGGAAACCCATCCTCTCCTACAAAATCTGTCAGCTCTCATGAAATGAAGTCAAATTTAGTTATTGATAAAGATTGCGTTGGATTGGCTGCTTCAGTAACTGCTGGTAGACATCGCAATAGTTCTATTTCAGTTCAGCAAAATTCAATACCTCATCCCATAGCATCTTGCAAGCAGGGCAGAACAGCCCAAAAGACTTCTTCTTTCATCTCTGTTAGGCAGCACACCTCAGCTGGTAATGCAACGGGACATGCTCATGAATTTCCAAATATTGGTGAAGCAACAGAAACTTGTCCAACGAATCCTCAAACTTCTGCTCTAGATGTAGGAAAtctgaaagaagaaaaggaaagtaaTGATAAGTATTATAGACCAATATTTGACAATCAAACTGATCCATCTAGCACTTTGGCCATTCCAGAGTTTGATTACGTTTGGAA AGGTGTATTTAAAATCCATAGTAGTGGGAGATTCCCCAGTTTCTGTTATGGGGTTCAAGCCCACTTATCTACCTTTGCATCACCTAGAGTACCTGAACTAGTGAAAAAGTTTCCTGGTGAAATCCCTTTGAAGGAAGTTTCTCGTCTAACCGTGTGGCCTAACCAGTTCCTGGTGAATTATCCCAAAGAAGACAGCATTGGGGTTTATTTCTTTTCAGAAGATGTAGTGAG CTATGAGGGCAGCTATAGGAACTTGACAGAGTGCATGATCAATTATGATTTAGCTCTTAAAGGAGATGTTGATGGAGTTGATCTACTGATATTCTCATCCAACTTGCTTCCTGAAAATTCCCAGC GTTGGAATAAGTTATTTTACTTGTGGGGTGTATTTAGGAGGAGGGTTGGCACTAATGAATGCATGCCTACTTCTTATGAGAAACCATTTATCCCTGGTATAAAAAGCAATGTTTGTTCAGAAGAAAACTGTTCGGTCTACAAAATTACTGGGATCTCAAGCATGACCTCTGGGCAATCAGGAGAATGTTTGTTTCCATCTAGGCTATTTTCTAATGCCCAGGAGTCATCTACTGTGATTCATCCCCAGGAGTTGCCATCTGCTTCTTCTAATAGAAAGAATTGGAATTATGGACATCAACCATCTTATGATGAGCAAAAGCATGGCCATTCTCAAAGAGAACTTCTTCGTCAACCAAATACAGATGATATTATCACTTCAAAGCAGCCATGCAGGGATGCTGAATATGCTCTCACCTCACTG GAAGAACGTGGGCATCGTGAGAAAAGATGGAGAGACAACCAACCCAGTTCCCAAGTAAGcaataattctctaattttgGGCAGCGATGATAATAACTTGAGGGTCGCGAACAAGTATCCATTGTCAGTAAATGAGGATGAGGTCCATGACAAATTGGCTGTTCATTCAGAGAGGCAGGTGCTTTCATCCGATCATAAGGTTTCTAATGATGCCAGCTTTCTAGATCTTGGGCTTTCATTAGGAGTTAGTCAGCAATCCGGAAA
- the LOC127812692 gene encoding uncharacterized protein LOC127812692 isoform X3 has translation MAMKSDNISEYGATPRVSGASQGISMLKVGDSQAAAGHQGFLESEFVGGDKTFSSQHEIQKFSECNGDNLSCISGAESLSISGDNRCIVDRKNVSCSSDSISSFLPGGLEKTVDVQLGACSQGNLSQCIREQEESSSRVASIIPDGSKQNSLYDNSKTEVKERDPAIEVEKLLDHHQNLLSHQLHNVQGSAEQTQTVNCSDEDDLLEDVKVCDICGDAGREELLATCSKCTDGAEHIYCMRVKLEKVPERSWICEDCMLQEDSGKQKQNVFPKVMRTPQDSSSNEMHQNAGNANTNVRELDTKGPVLKKRGREDSSNPICAKIPMGNLESDTIVKKRALDSRFQSPSKSSLSREVLFSQTPRKILDNAKVKPDCKASISGSYTFNAGQRNACSSKFSRFQSPKSRTDFQISQGVLTKSNSFNISSSVQSQAKHIIGKRKFSHETACTDKRKHRIVRLLSKSSSFSNDNAGRSKASDSNITMLSSNIFHSNHLKRSAYAEEHNLTQRKCEAKLDNSKVSSPMSASRICATRIDERIASHDRTMSSHSSGTKCHLKAVHHLAHEGPRYLNNNQADTDVGKTRHSCSSEMVGNPSSPTKSVSSHEMKSNLVIDKDCVGLAASVTAGRHRNSSISVQQNSIPHPIASCKQGRTAQKTSSFISVRQHTSAGNATGHAHEFPNIGEATETCPTNPQTSALDVGNLKEEKESNDKYYRPIFDNQTDPSSTLAIPEFDYVWKGVFKIHSSGRFPSFCYGVQAHLSTFASPRVPELVKKFPGEIPLKEVSRLTVWPNQFLVNYPKEDSIGVYFFSEDVVSYEGSYRNLTECMINYDLALKGDVDGVDLLIFSSNLLPENSQRWNKLFYLWGVFRRRVGTNECMPTSYEKPFIPGIKSNVCSEENCSVYKITGISSMTSGQSGECLFPSRLFSNAQESSTVIHPQELPSASSNRKNWNYGHQPSYDEQKHGHSQRELLRQPNTDDIITSKQPCRDAEYALTSLEERGHREKRWRDNQPSSQVSNNSLILGSDDNNLRVANKYPLSVNEDEVHDKLAVHSERQVLSSDHKVSNDASFLDLGLSLGVSQQSGKENPESTFNKAIAEKVNQSKDWDSVASNKNNNGSYGKPPAFLELSLALPYFHGQ, from the exons atggcaatgaagtctgaCAACATATCAG AATATGGAGCTACTCCTAGGGTTTCTGGAGCTTCACAAGGAATATCAATGTTGAAGGTAGGTGACAGTCAAGCTGCTGCAGGACACCAGGGTTTTCTAGAATCAGAATTTGTTGGTGGTGATAAAACCTTTTCAAGCCAGCATGAGATACAGAAATTTTCAGAATGCAATGGTGATAATTTGTCATGCATCAGTGGAGCAGAAAGTCTGAGCATAAGTGGTGATAACAGGTGTATTGTAGACAGGAAGAATGTATCATGTAGCTCAGATTCTATTAGTAGTTTTCTTCCAGGAGGATTGGAGAAGACAGTTGATGTTCAATTAGGTGCTTGTTCCCAG GGAAATCTTTCTCAGTGCATCAGGGAACAAGAGGAATCTTCTTCAAGAGTGGCATCCATTATTCCAGATGGAAGCAAACAAAATTCCCTTTACGATAACTCCAAAACTGAAGTAAAGGAGCGAGATCCTGCAATTGAAGTGGAGAAGCTCTTGGACCATCATCAAAATTTGCTGTCTCATCAATTGCACAATGTTCAGGGATCAGCGGAGCAAACTCAGACTGTCAACTGTAGTGATGAAGATGATCTTTTGGAAGAT GTAAAAGTTTGTGATATCTGTGGCGATGCTGGTCGAGAAGAGTTACTTGCTACTTGTAGCAAATGCACTGATGGGGCAGAGCACAT TTACTGCATGCGTGTGAAGCTGGAAAAAGTTCCTGAACGCTCTTGGATATGTGAAGATTGCATGCTTCAGGAAGACAGTGGGAAACAGAAGCAAAATGTATTTCCAAAAGTGATGAGGACTCCACAAGATTCGTCCTCAAATGAAATGCATCAAAATGCTGGAAATGCAAATACAAATGTTAGAGAATTGGATACTAAAGGTCCAGTACTTAAGAAAAGGGGACGAGAAGATAGTTCTAATCCCATATGTGCTAAGATACCCATGGGCAACTTGGAATCTGACACCATTGTGAAAAAAAGGGCTCTTGATTCTAGGTTTCAATCCCCAAGCAAGTCCAGCCTCTCCAGGGAAGTTCTTTTTTCTCAAACTCCACGTAAAATCTTGGATAATGCGAAAGTTAAACCAGACTGCAAGGCATCTATTTCAGGCAGTTACACTTTCAATGCTGGTCAGAGAAATGCATGCTCGTCAAAGTTTTCCAGGTTCCAATCACCCAAATCACGAACAGATTTTCAAATTTCACAGG GTGTTCTCACCAAGTCCAACTCATTCAACATTTCAAGCTCAGTCCAATCACAAGCCAAACATATAATTGGAAAACGGAAATTTTCTCATGAAACAGCTTGCACTGACAAGAGAAAGCATCGCATTGTCAGACTGTTGAGTAAATCATCGTCATTTAGCAATGACAACGCTGGTCGCTCAAAGGCTTCTGATTCAAATATTACAATGctttcttcaaatatttttcatagtaaTCATTTGAAGAGATCCGCCTATGCTGAAGAACATAATTTAACTCAAAGAAAGTGTGAAGCCAAATTAGATAACTCTAAAGTTAGTTCACCAATGTCTGCTTCTCGTATTTGTGCAACGAGAATTGATGAAAGAATTGCATCACATGACAGAACTATGTCTTCACATTCCTCTGGAACCAAATGTCATCTGAAGGCTGTGCATCATCTTGCTCATGAAGGCCCCAGATATCTCAATAATAATCAAG CTGACACTGATGTGGGGAAGACTCGGCATTCATGTTCATCTGAAATGGTTGGAAACCCATCCTCTCCTACAAAATCTGTCAGCTCTCATGAAATGAAGTCAAATTTAGTTATTGATAAAGATTGCGTTGGATTGGCTGCTTCAGTAACTGCTGGTAGACATCGCAATAGTTCTATTTCAGTTCAGCAAAATTCAATACCTCATCCCATAGCATCTTGCAAGCAGGGCAGAACAGCCCAAAAGACTTCTTCTTTCATCTCTGTTAGGCAGCACACCTCAGCTGGTAATGCAACGGGACATGCTCATGAATTTCCAAATATTGGTGAAGCAACAGAAACTTGTCCAACGAATCCTCAAACTTCTGCTCTAGATGTAGGAAAtctgaaagaagaaaaggaaagtaaTGATAAGTATTATAGACCAATATTTGACAATCAAACTGATCCATCTAGCACTTTGGCCATTCCAGAGTTTGATTACGTTTGGAA AGGTGTATTTAAAATCCATAGTAGTGGGAGATTCCCCAGTTTCTGTTATGGGGTTCAAGCCCACTTATCTACCTTTGCATCACCTAGAGTACCTGAACTAGTGAAAAAGTTTCCTGGTGAAATCCCTTTGAAGGAAGTTTCTCGTCTAACCGTGTGGCCTAACCAGTTCCTGGTGAATTATCCCAAAGAAGACAGCATTGGGGTTTATTTCTTTTCAGAAGATGTAGTGAG CTATGAGGGCAGCTATAGGAACTTGACAGAGTGCATGATCAATTATGATTTAGCTCTTAAAGGAGATGTTGATGGAGTTGATCTACTGATATTCTCATCCAACTTGCTTCCTGAAAATTCCCAGC GTTGGAATAAGTTATTTTACTTGTGGGGTGTATTTAGGAGGAGGGTTGGCACTAATGAATGCATGCCTACTTCTTATGAGAAACCATTTATCCCTGGTATAAAAAGCAATGTTTGTTCAGAAGAAAACTGTTCGGTCTACAAAATTACTGGGATCTCAAGCATGACCTCTGGGCAATCAGGAGAATGTTTGTTTCCATCTAGGCTATTTTCTAATGCCCAGGAGTCATCTACTGTGATTCATCCCCAGGAGTTGCCATCTGCTTCTTCTAATAGAAAGAATTGGAATTATGGACATCAACCATCTTATGATGAGCAAAAGCATGGCCATTCTCAAAGAGAACTTCTTCGTCAACCAAATACAGATGATATTATCACTTCAAAGCAGCCATGCAGGGATGCTGAATATGCTCTCACCTCACTG GAAGAACGTGGGCATCGTGAGAAAAGATGGAGAGACAACCAACCCAGTTCCCAAGTAAGcaataattctctaattttgGGCAGCGATGATAATAACTTGAGGGTCGCGAACAAGTATCCATTGTCAGTAAATGAGGATGAGGTCCATGACAAATTGGCTGTTCATTCAGAGAGGCAGGTGCTTTCATCCGATCATAAGGTTTCTAATGATGCCAGCTTTCTAGATCTTGGGCTTTCATTAGGAGTTAGTCAGCAATCCGGAAA